One window of the Archangium primigenium genome contains the following:
- a CDS encoding aldo/keto reductase — MEFRRLGGSGFKVPVLSLGTGTFGGNNDFFKGFGSSDVKEATRLVDICLEAGLTMFDSADVYSHGLSEEILGQALKGRRDQAIISTKGTFRMGPGANDVGSSRFHLIRSVEGSLKRLGTDYIDIYQLHGFDASTPVEETLGCLDDLVRAGKIRYIGCSNFSGWHLMKSLAVSEKYGWARYVAHQAYYSLIGRSYEWELMPLGLDQGVGAIVWSPLGWGRLTGKIRRGQPLPETSRLRSAATMSGGPPVEDAYLYQVVDALDAVAQDVGKTVPQVALNWLLRRPTVANVIVGARTEEQLRQNLGAVGWSLTDEQVARLDAASATTLAYPYFHQRGFADRNPPPVR, encoded by the coding sequence ATGGAGTTCAGAAGACTGGGTGGTTCGGGTTTCAAGGTGCCGGTGCTGAGCCTGGGCACGGGAACCTTTGGGGGCAACAACGACTTCTTCAAGGGCTTTGGCAGCTCGGACGTGAAGGAGGCCACGCGCCTGGTGGACATCTGCCTGGAGGCGGGGCTCACCATGTTCGACTCGGCGGACGTCTACTCCCATGGCCTGTCGGAGGAAATCCTGGGCCAGGCGCTCAAGGGCCGCCGGGACCAGGCCATCATCTCCACCAAGGGCACGTTCCGCATGGGCCCGGGCGCCAACGACGTGGGCTCCTCGCGCTTCCACCTCATCCGCAGCGTGGAGGGCAGCCTCAAGCGCCTGGGCACCGACTACATCGACATCTACCAGCTGCACGGCTTCGACGCGTCCACGCCGGTGGAGGAGACCCTGGGCTGCCTGGACGACCTCGTGCGCGCGGGGAAGATCCGCTACATCGGCTGCTCGAACTTCTCCGGCTGGCACCTGATGAAGTCGCTGGCGGTGAGTGAGAAGTACGGCTGGGCGCGCTACGTGGCGCACCAGGCGTACTACTCGCTCATCGGCCGCAGCTACGAGTGGGAGCTGATGCCGCTCGGCCTGGACCAGGGCGTGGGCGCCATCGTCTGGAGCCCGCTCGGGTGGGGCCGGCTGACGGGGAAGATCCGCCGGGGCCAGCCCCTGCCGGAGACCAGCCGCCTGCGCTCGGCGGCGACCATGTCGGGCGGGCCGCCGGTGGAGGACGCGTACCTCTACCAGGTCGTGGACGCGCTGGACGCCGTGGCCCAGGACGTGGGCAAGACGGTGCCCCAGGTGGCCCTCAACTGGCTCTTGCGGCGGCCCACCGTGGCCAACGTCATCGTGGGCGCGCGCACCGAGGAGCAGCTGCGCCAGAACCTGGGCGCGGTGGGCTGGAGCCTCACGGACGAGCAGGTGGCGCGCCTGGACGCCGCGAGCGCCACGACGCTGGCCTACCCGTACTTCCACCAGCGCGGCTTCGCCGATCGCAACCCGCCCCCGGTGCGCTGA
- the bfr gene encoding bacterioferritin, whose amino-acid sequence MKGHPQIIDLLNDVLTTELTAINEYFLHARIAENWGYDRLAKKIYEESIGEMKHADRLVKRVLFLEGLPNLQRLAKVNVGETVPEMLRLDLALEAGSQKRLNEGIELCRTLGDNGSREVLEYILADTEEHIDWLEAQLELMKQVGEVNYLAQQIKKDP is encoded by the coding sequence ATGAAAGGCCACCCCCAGATCATCGACCTGCTGAACGACGTCCTCACCACCGAGCTGACGGCGATCAACGAGTACTTCCTGCACGCGCGCATCGCGGAGAACTGGGGGTATGACCGGCTCGCCAAGAAGATCTACGAGGAGTCGATTGGCGAGATGAAGCACGCCGATCGCCTGGTCAAGCGCGTGCTGTTCCTGGAGGGGCTGCCCAACCTGCAGCGCCTGGCCAAGGTGAACGTGGGCGAGACCGTGCCGGAGATGCTGCGGCTGGACCTGGCCCTGGAGGCCGGCTCCCAGAAGCGCCTCAACGAGGGCATCGAGCTGTGCCGGACCCTCGGGGACAACGGCAGCCGCGAGGTGCTGGAGTACATCCTCGCGGACACCGAGGAGCACATCGACTGGCTGGAGGCCCAGCTGGAGCTGATGAAGCAGGTGGGCGAGGTCAACTACCTGGCGCAGCAGATCAAGAAGGATCCCTGA
- a CDS encoding TatD family hydrolase, with protein sequence MPELLQLFDAHLHPEALSDQDLESMRFFGVERALVVAHHLPEPTPKALRKHFDDLVHKQLPRLERLGIRAWAALGVHPRCIPRRGLSEVLAHLPDYFQGGRVVALGETGLHAGGIEEEEAFLEQLALARQLKLRVVVHTPLKDKERHTRRLLTLVRESGIQPSRVLVDHANARTVRNILGCGHWAGLSLHPEALKAERAVLLVRRLGSERLVLNSDAGDGAGDILGLARVAHLLTKARLSERVVKRVAHDNAARFYRPR encoded by the coding sequence GTGCCCGAACTCCTCCAGCTCTTCGACGCGCACCTGCACCCCGAGGCCCTGAGCGATCAGGACCTCGAGTCCATGCGCTTCTTCGGCGTGGAGCGCGCGCTCGTGGTGGCCCACCACCTGCCCGAGCCCACGCCCAAGGCGCTGCGCAAGCACTTCGACGACCTGGTGCACAAACAACTGCCGCGCCTGGAGCGCCTGGGCATCCGGGCCTGGGCGGCGCTGGGCGTGCACCCGCGCTGCATCCCCCGCCGCGGCCTGTCCGAGGTGCTCGCCCACCTGCCGGACTACTTCCAGGGCGGACGCGTGGTGGCCCTGGGGGAGACGGGCCTGCACGCGGGGGGCATTGAAGAGGAGGAGGCCTTCCTGGAGCAGCTCGCGCTCGCGCGCCAGCTCAAGCTCCGGGTCGTGGTGCACACGCCGCTCAAGGACAAGGAGCGCCACACGCGGCGGCTGCTCACGCTCGTGCGCGAGTCGGGCATCCAGCCCTCACGCGTGCTGGTGGACCACGCCAACGCGCGCACCGTGCGCAACATCCTCGGCTGTGGGCATTGGGCCGGATTGAGCCTGCACCCCGAGGCCCTCAAGGCCGAGCGCGCCGTGCTGCTGGTGCGCCGCCTGGGCAGCGAGCGACTGGTGCTCAACTCCGACGCCGGCGATGGCGCCGGCGACATCCTGGGGCTCGCGCGCGTGGCCCACCTGCTGACCAAGGCCAGGCTCTCCGAGCGCGTGGTGAAGCGCGTGGCGCACGACAACGCCGCGCGCTTCTACCGTCCCCGCTGA
- a CDS encoding amidohydrolase family protein produces MTPPETPPETPLDHDPRAPPACLGGAGWLTPRGDGQPPLPALDDAEGARLPEGLPPVVDAHVHLFPDRVFEAIWRWFERYGWPIRYKLHTPQVVSFLLSRGVHRVVALHYAHTPGMARALNAYIAEVARAEPRVLGLATVLPGEPGAGDILAEAFAAGLRGVKLHSHVQCLAPDAPEMHEVYAACARAGRPVVLHAGREPASPHYQCDVHALCSAERVERVLQAHPTLKLCVPHLGLDEFDAYTRLLERYDSLWLDTTMALAGYFPQEPPRRLLEVRPERILYGTDFPHLPYAWDRELHRLLALKLGDEVEAGILGGNALKLYGEC; encoded by the coding sequence ATGACGCCCCCGGAGACGCCCCCGGAGACGCCCCTGGACCATGACCCGCGAGCCCCGCCCGCGTGCCTGGGCGGCGCGGGGTGGCTCACCCCCCGGGGGGACGGACAGCCCCCCCTGCCCGCGCTCGACGACGCCGAGGGCGCGCGGCTGCCCGAGGGACTGCCGCCCGTGGTGGACGCCCACGTGCACCTCTTCCCGGACCGGGTCTTCGAGGCCATCTGGCGCTGGTTCGAGCGGTACGGCTGGCCCATCCGCTACAAGCTGCACACGCCCCAGGTGGTGTCCTTCCTGCTGTCCCGGGGGGTGCACCGGGTGGTGGCGCTGCACTACGCCCACACCCCGGGCATGGCGCGCGCGCTCAACGCGTACATCGCCGAGGTGGCGCGCGCCGAGCCGCGGGTGCTGGGCCTGGCCACGGTCCTGCCCGGGGAGCCGGGCGCCGGGGACATCCTCGCCGAGGCGTTCGCCGCCGGCCTCCGGGGCGTGAAGCTGCACAGCCACGTGCAGTGCCTGGCCCCGGACGCCCCCGAGATGCACGAGGTGTACGCGGCCTGCGCCCGGGCGGGACGGCCCGTGGTGCTCCACGCGGGACGCGAGCCGGCCAGCCCCCACTATCAATGTGACGTCCACGCCCTGTGCTCGGCCGAGCGCGTGGAGCGGGTGCTCCAGGCCCACCCCACCCTCAAGCTGTGCGTGCCCCACCTGGGTCTGGATGAGTTCGACGCCTACACCCGGCTGCTCGAGCGGTACGACTCGCTGTGGCTCGACACCACCATGGCGCTGGCCGGTTATTTTCCCCAGGAGCCGCCGCGCCGCTTGCTCGAAGTGCGTCCCGAGCGCATCCTCTACGGGACGGATTTTCCCCACCTGCCCTATGCGTGGGATCGCGAGCTGCACCGGCTGCTCGCGCTCAAGCTCGGGGACGAGGTGGAGGCAGGCATCCTCGGGGGCAATGCCTTGAAGCTCTACGGGGAATGTTGA
- a CDS encoding response regulator, which yields MSCHILVVDDDASHRTLICDALQDMGYQTQEAGNGREALDLLEDDLPQAVLLDLRMPVMSGWGLLDALKKMPRARGLPIIIISGYGFEWEAELVGAAGYISKPVDLDKVRMTVQRIVGPPEVAMMH from the coding sequence ATGTCCTGCCACATCCTGGTCGTCGACGACGACGCGAGCCACCGCACGCTGATCTGCGATGCCCTTCAAGACATGGGCTACCAGACCCAAGAGGCCGGCAATGGACGTGAAGCGCTGGACCTGCTGGAGGACGACCTGCCCCAGGCGGTGCTGCTCGACCTGCGCATGCCCGTCATGAGCGGCTGGGGACTGCTGGATGCCCTCAAGAAGATGCCCCGGGCGCGCGGCCTGCCCATCATCATCATCTCGGGCTACGGCTTCGAGTGGGAGGCGGAGCTGGTGGGCGCCGCCGGCTACATCTCCAAGCCGGTGGACCTGGACAAGGTGCGCATGACGGTGCAGCGCATCGTCGGTCCGCCCGAAGTGGCCATGATGCACTGA
- the purU gene encoding formyltetrahydrofolate deformylase, whose product MAAPALNAERARLLITCVDRPGVVAAVTQLLFEQGANVVDSHQHTEPDDSRFFMRLEFDLPGLAERLPGLERAMGPVAERFALSWRLTPAARVKRMALFVSKQDHCLQELLWLWKKGELAAHIPLVVSNHPDAREVLAPFGIPLHHVPVTPETKADAEAALLELLRAHQVDLLVLARYMQILSGDFIQRFGGPIINIHHSFLPAFVGANPYAQAHTRGVKLIGATAHYVTAELDAGPIIEQDVHRVGHRNAVEELVRIGRRVERTVLARAVAWHLEDRVLPHGNKTVVFS is encoded by the coding sequence ATGGCTGCCCCTGCCTTGAACGCCGAGCGCGCCCGGCTGCTCATCACGTGCGTGGACCGTCCCGGCGTGGTCGCGGCGGTGACCCAGCTGCTCTTCGAGCAGGGCGCCAACGTGGTGGACTCGCACCAGCACACCGAGCCCGACGACTCGCGCTTCTTCATGCGCCTGGAGTTCGATCTGCCCGGGCTCGCCGAGCGGCTGCCCGGGCTGGAGCGGGCCATGGGGCCGGTGGCCGAGCGCTTCGCCTTGAGCTGGCGGCTGACGCCCGCGGCGCGCGTCAAGCGCATGGCCCTGTTCGTCTCCAAGCAGGATCACTGCCTGCAGGAGCTCCTGTGGCTGTGGAAGAAGGGGGAGCTGGCGGCGCACATCCCGCTGGTGGTGAGCAACCACCCGGACGCGCGCGAGGTGCTGGCCCCCTTCGGCATCCCCCTGCACCACGTGCCCGTGACGCCCGAGACCAAGGCGGACGCCGAGGCGGCCCTCCTGGAGCTGCTGCGCGCGCACCAGGTGGACCTCCTCGTGCTCGCCCGCTACATGCAGATCCTCAGCGGCGACTTCATCCAGCGCTTCGGCGGGCCCATCATCAACATCCACCACAGCTTCCTGCCGGCCTTCGTGGGCGCCAACCCCTACGCCCAGGCGCACACCCGGGGCGTGAAGCTCATCGGCGCCACGGCGCACTACGTGACGGCCGAGCTGGACGCCGGCCCGATCATCGAGCAGGACGTGCACCGGGTGGGACATCGCAACGCGGTGGAGGAGCTGGTGCGCATCGGGCGCCGGGTGGAGCGCACGGTGCTCGCGCGGGCCGTGGCCTGGCATCTGGAGGACCGGGTGTTGCCGCATGGCAACAAGACCGTCGTCTTCTCCTGA
- a CDS encoding ABC transporter ATP-binding protein, whose protein sequence is MLPPPSDLAVDARALVKRFGDFTALQGLELLIPRGAFYAFLGPNGAGKSTTIALLTGVYAPDSGHIRLLGVDAVARPLEVKRHLGVVPEELSLFERLSGRQYLTFCGRMYGLSGDEAAARAAELLELTELTYKAGSLVAEYSKGMRRRLAIAASLIHAPDLVLLDEPFEGIDVLAAGVIRELLRELSRRGVTLLLTTHVLEIAERLATHAGVIRGGRMLDQGPVEELKERNGAGSLEAVFEKLIAVPAARNARLSFYGDAPPAEVVPLRRGSA, encoded by the coding sequence ATGCTACCGCCTCCTTCTGACCTGGCCGTGGACGCCCGGGCCCTCGTGAAGCGCTTCGGTGACTTCACCGCGCTGCAGGGCCTGGAGCTGCTCATCCCCCGTGGTGCCTTCTATGCCTTCCTCGGGCCCAACGGCGCGGGCAAGTCCACCACCATCGCCCTGCTCACCGGCGTGTACGCCCCGGACTCCGGCCACATCCGGCTGTTGGGCGTGGACGCCGTGGCGCGCCCCCTGGAGGTCAAGCGCCACCTGGGCGTGGTGCCCGAGGAGCTGAGCCTCTTCGAGCGGCTCAGCGGGCGGCAGTACCTCACCTTCTGTGGGCGCATGTACGGGCTGAGTGGGGACGAGGCGGCGGCGCGGGCGGCGGAGCTGCTGGAGCTCACGGAGCTCACGTACAAGGCGGGGTCGCTCGTGGCCGAGTACTCCAAGGGGATGCGGCGGCGGCTGGCCATCGCCGCGTCGCTCATCCACGCGCCGGACCTGGTGCTCTTGGACGAGCCCTTCGAGGGCATCGACGTGCTGGCCGCGGGCGTCATCCGCGAGCTGCTGCGGGAGCTGAGCCGGCGGGGGGTGACGCTGCTGCTCACCACGCACGTGCTGGAGATCGCCGAGCGGCTGGCCACGCACGCGGGCGTCATCCGGGGCGGACGGATGTTGGATCAGGGTCCGGTGGAGGAGCTCAAGGAGCGCAACGGGGCGGGCTCGCTGGAGGCCGTCTTCGAGAAGCTCATCGCGGTGCCGGCCGCGCGCAACGCCCGGCTCTCCTTCTATGGAGACGCGCCCCCCGCCGAGGTCGTGCCGCTGCGCCGGGGGTCCGCGTGA
- a CDS encoding (2Fe-2S)-binding protein — protein sequence MIVCLCHAVSDRIIRARIAEGARTVEKLGEVCGAGTGCGGCHDQMTQLIGEGRQANAVRPSCRESCALATSRVASVAL from the coding sequence ATGATCGTCTGCCTCTGCCACGCCGTCTCGGACCGCATCATCCGCGCCCGTATCGCCGAGGGAGCGCGGACTGTGGAGAAACTGGGGGAGGTGTGTGGCGCGGGGACGGGATGTGGGGGGTGTCACGATCAGATGACCCAGCTCATCGGGGAGGGGCGGCAGGCGAACGCCGTGCGTCCCTCGTGTCGTGAGAGTTGTGCCCTGGCGACCTCACGGGTAGCTTCCGTGGCGCTATGA